The following are from one region of the Candidatus Limnocylindrales bacterium genome:
- a CDS encoding CpsD/CapB family tyrosine-protein kinase: MSKTYEALKRAEALRAQERAAETFDVPYPTPTIPLHGADDFYELRRSLLGSAVGESVRTILVVSSLHGEGTSSVACLLARAIAEGGRARALLVDLNLRTPALWRLMNVSGQTGFMNVVGENKRIDEVIQPTDLEGVAIVTAGSGRISAVDVIDSPKTAEVVAGLARLADVTFVDAPPVTLYPDARALAPLVDGVILVVEADITPVSIASRAAEIIRETGANLLGVVLNKTRQYIPERLAAVIG, from the coding sequence ATGAGCAAGACCTACGAAGCGCTCAAGCGCGCCGAGGCCCTCCGGGCACAGGAGCGTGCGGCCGAGACGTTCGACGTACCCTATCCGACGCCGACCATTCCGCTGCACGGTGCTGACGACTTCTACGAGCTGCGCCGCTCGCTGCTCGGCTCGGCCGTCGGCGAGAGCGTGCGCACGATCCTGGTGGTCAGCTCGCTGCACGGCGAGGGCACCTCGAGCGTGGCCTGCCTCCTGGCCCGCGCCATCGCCGAGGGCGGCCGTGCCCGCGCGCTTCTGGTCGACCTCAACCTTCGTACGCCCGCCTTGTGGCGCCTCATGAACGTCAGCGGCCAGACCGGCTTCATGAACGTCGTCGGCGAGAACAAGCGCATCGACGAGGTCATCCAGCCGACCGACCTCGAAGGCGTCGCCATCGTTACGGCCGGCAGCGGCCGCATCAGCGCCGTCGACGTCATCGACAGCCCCAAGACGGCCGAAGTGGTGGCGGGCCTGGCGCGCCTGGCCGACGTGACCTTCGTGGACGCGCCGCCGGTGACGCTCTATCCGGACGCGCGCGCATTGGCGCCGCTGGTCGATGGCGTCATCCTGGTCGTGGAGGCGGACATCACGCCCGTGAGCATCGCTTCGCGGGCCGCAGAGATCATCCGCGAGACGGGCGCCAATCTGCTCGGCGTCGTCCTGAACAAGACCAGACAATACATTCCGGAGCGACTGGCCGCGGTCATCGGCTAG
- a CDS encoding polysaccharide biosynthesis/export family protein — MKSRILFPLLSALLWAGCFPNYSGIPAYQPALATTPELGAAQPEAPAPIYRIQTGDKIQITSQYHDELAGEATVGPDGQISVPGVGQFQAVGLTTDELEADIMRRASITYRSPSLSVRVKEFTNYRAYVGGEVKKPGYVTVRPGMTSLRAILEAGGTAYSARLDSVLHIAWNPQGGYSAQRIDLRRVLETGDTSQDLALGPNDVVYVPATWITNADLWVRQWLIDLIPIREPTTRLTDF; from the coding sequence ATGAAGTCACGAATACTGTTCCCGTTGCTGTCCGCGTTGCTGTGGGCAGGATGCTTCCCGAATTACTCGGGCATCCCGGCATACCAGCCGGCGCTGGCGACCACGCCCGAGCTCGGTGCCGCTCAGCCCGAGGCCCCCGCGCCGATCTACCGCATTCAGACTGGCGACAAGATCCAGATCACCTCGCAGTACCACGATGAGCTGGCCGGCGAGGCCACCGTCGGTCCCGATGGCCAGATCTCGGTACCGGGCGTCGGTCAGTTCCAGGCCGTGGGCCTGACCACGGACGAGTTGGAGGCCGACATCATGCGCCGCGCCTCCATCACCTATCGCAGCCCGTCGCTGTCGGTGCGGGTCAAGGAATTCACCAACTATCGCGCCTATGTCGGCGGCGAGGTGAAGAAGCCCGGTTACGTGACGGTGCGGCCGGGAATGACATCGCTGCGTGCGATCCTGGAGGCCGGAGGGACTGCCTACTCGGCGCGCCTCGACAGCGTGCTGCACATCGCGTGGAACCCGCAGGGCGGGTATTCTGCACAGCGCATCGACCTGAGGCGCGTGCTCGAAACAGGTGACACCAGCCAGGACCTGGCTCTCGGCCCCAACGACGTGGTCTACGTGCCAGCTACCTGGATTACGAACGCCGATTTGTGGGTGCGTCAGTGGCTCATCGATCTCATCCCGATCCGCGAGCCCACGACGCGTCTGACCGACTTCTGA
- a CDS encoding AAA family ATPase has protein sequence MYAHFYHLSENPFNLTPDPKFHYINESTREALASMMYGIKSRKGFLTLIGEAGTGKTTLLRRIVDEIEGETRIVFVFNPGVSFDELLEYICMELGIHTESRGRLHLLERLNKFLLEQLTEGVNVVVIIDEAQTLEDAVLEELRLLSNLETTKEKILQIVLSGQPELEEKLRRPNLRQLRQRIGVRATLKPMRADEIRAYVETRLRTAGGQKAELFTSAALMRCWQAAQGIPRVINVICDNAMMIAFAEGKDRITTSLMNAAIRDLDGQTQTQAWMMRVREVLSRPAVRYGAVTAVVLLTAYAAGRLWGGMRTDAAAPVEVASVPPPAAPAPQPASAPATPPAPAPVPAPVAATPPAAATAPAPAPVAAMPPAAAPVVTAPNASPPPATPPIVDAAAAAPAPAPVAEPEPSRTAPAPADAALVMADRVRAAMPPTGAERRSAPSVPEAPSAVATADSQPIDAYVPEVSGDSGGQDTASAEPRSLTDVMSGTVRNAEERARRAASRLYGGSDADPGARRPPTAASAAAEAAEDIGGEEAAVRPREDAEAMAQAALKPKGATPPVAAPAPAVPAAAAAEAAKPLPPEDLGVASPPTSPPAGLAQGLESVASLSGTRPGSRPPRAAGTARPVIGRHVKVARGDTVWAIAMQYYGTVDSSVLTEIFRHNAGISDAHELSVGTDVFLPFLSPEQMVAPASGGGYQVLVAESTDGKSTERAAAWATAALPGRELKTVTRGKGTPVKTIYVTGFPSRDSALEAARYLLGRSSRSSLERTPDRLVEPRGRG, from the coding sequence ATGTACGCACACTTTTATCATCTGTCCGAGAACCCGTTTAACCTGACTCCGGACCCCAAGTTCCATTACATAAACGAGTCCACGCGCGAGGCGCTCGCCTCGATGATGTACGGCATCAAATCGCGCAAGGGCTTCCTGACACTGATCGGCGAGGCGGGCACCGGCAAGACCACGCTGCTGCGGCGCATCGTCGACGAGATCGAGGGCGAAACCCGCATCGTTTTCGTCTTCAACCCCGGCGTCAGCTTCGATGAGCTCCTCGAGTACATCTGCATGGAGCTCGGCATCCACACCGAGTCGCGCGGGCGCCTCCACCTTCTGGAGCGCCTCAACAAGTTTCTGCTCGAGCAGCTGACCGAGGGTGTGAACGTCGTCGTGATCATCGACGAGGCGCAGACGCTGGAGGACGCGGTGCTCGAGGAGCTGCGGCTCCTTTCCAACCTCGAGACCACCAAGGAAAAGATCCTGCAGATCGTCCTCAGCGGCCAGCCCGAGCTGGAGGAGAAGCTGCGGCGGCCCAATCTGCGCCAGCTGCGTCAGCGGATCGGCGTGCGCGCCACGCTCAAGCCGATGCGCGCCGACGAGATTCGCGCCTATGTGGAGACGCGGCTGCGGACTGCGGGCGGACAGAAGGCCGAGCTGTTCACGAGCGCGGCGCTGATGCGCTGCTGGCAGGCCGCGCAGGGCATTCCCCGCGTCATCAACGTCATCTGCGACAACGCCATGATGATCGCGTTCGCCGAAGGCAAGGATCGCATCACGACCTCGCTGATGAACGCGGCGATCCGCGATCTCGACGGCCAGACGCAGACGCAGGCCTGGATGATGCGCGTGCGAGAGGTGCTCTCGCGGCCGGCCGTCCGTTACGGCGCCGTCACCGCGGTGGTGCTGCTGACCGCGTACGCCGCCGGGCGCCTCTGGGGAGGAATGCGCACGGATGCTGCAGCGCCCGTCGAGGTCGCGTCGGTGCCGCCGCCGGCCGCGCCGGCGCCGCAACCCGCCTCCGCTCCGGCGACGCCGCCCGCGCCGGCGCCTGTGCCGGCGCCTGTTGCAGCTACGCCGCCTGCGGCCGCCACCGCGCCTGCGCCTGCTCCAGTGGCAGCAATGCCGCCCGCCGCAGCGCCCGTTGTCACAGCGCCGAACGCCTCGCCGCCACCCGCGACGCCTCCCATCGTCGATGCTGCCGCGGCTGCGCCGGCGCCCGCGCCAGTGGCCGAACCCGAACCGTCGCGGACCGCGCCAGCGCCTGCCGACGCGGCGCTGGTCATGGCCGATCGCGTACGCGCAGCAATGCCGCCAACCGGTGCGGAGCGCAGGAGCGCGCCGTCGGTGCCGGAGGCGCCTTCTGCCGTCGCCACCGCAGATTCCCAGCCGATCGACGCGTACGTTCCCGAGGTCTCCGGGGACAGCGGGGGGCAGGATACGGCGAGCGCCGAGCCGCGCTCGCTGACGGACGTGATGAGCGGCACCGTGCGCAACGCGGAGGAGCGGGCCCGCCGCGCCGCATCGAGGCTGTATGGCGGCAGCGATGCCGACCCCGGCGCTCGGCGGCCGCCGACCGCGGCCTCGGCGGCAGCAGAAGCGGCAGAGGACATCGGTGGCGAAGAGGCGGCCGTCCGCCCGCGAGAAGACGCGGAGGCGATGGCGCAGGCCGCACTCAAACCCAAAGGCGCGACGCCGCCCGTTGCCGCTCCGGCTCCGGCAGTTCCCGCCGCGGCGGCGGCCGAGGCCGCCAAGCCGCTGCCCCCCGAGGATCTCGGTGTGGCTTCGCCGCCGACATCTCCGCCGGCCGGCCTGGCGCAGGGGCTGGAAAGCGTAGCGTCGCTTTCCGGAACCAGGCCCGGCAGCAGGCCCCCACGCGCCGCCGGCACCGCCCGGCCTGTGATCGGGCGGCACGTCAAGGTCGCGCGCGGCGACACGGTGTGGGCCATCGCGATGCAGTACTACGGCACCGTCGATTCCTCCGTCCTGACCGAGATTTTCCGGCACAACGCCGGTATCAGCGACGCGCACGAGCTCAGCGTCGGCACCGACGTCTTCCTGCCGTTCCTCAGTCCCGAGCAGATGGTCGCGCCGGCCAGCGGCGGCGGTTACCAGGTCCTGGTCGCCGAGAGCACCGACGGCAAGTCCACCGAGCGGGCGGCGGCATGGGCCACGGCGGCGCTTCCGGGGCGGGAGCTCAAAACCGTCACGCGGGGAAAGGGAACGCCGGTGAAGACGATCTACGTCACCGGGTTCCCGTCGCGCGACTCCGCCCTGGAGGCGGCGCGTTATCTGCTTGGCCGCTCGTCGCGTTCTTCGCTCGAGCGCACCCCTGATCGCCTTGTTGAGCCCCGCGGCAGAGGGTAG
- a CDS encoding sigma-54 dependent transcriptional regulator has protein sequence MPQRILVVDDDPLICRQLEDLFRERHYDVDAAGNAGEALALLEQYEYALGVVDLKIPGTDGLSLTRQIHERWTDLDVIIVTGYASIKGAVEAIRQGASDYITKPFEREEILLATEKILEKRRLLDEISYLRSQLSDRYSFANMVSRNPAMHEIFHTIESLSQNDATVLIFGESGTGKELAARAIHFQGRRKSGRFVAINCAAFPDTLLEAELFGHERGAFTGAVQDRVGKVELASGGTLFLDEVESISLSMQLKLLRVLEQREIEKLGGNKLVKVNIRVIAATNRDLEQMVARGEMREDFFYRINVVPIHIPPLRDRIEDIPLLVAEMLKNNPLARERNISRVSNRALQSLMSYHWPGNVRELGNVVERSILKTSGPVIKEVDLPNSASSSAPVAASRARDYELPLKEFLKRVEKEYLAAVLRRARGGIAATAKHAMIDAATLHRKMKQHGLRREEFRRSIREVEHA, from the coding sequence ATGCCCCAACGCATTCTCGTCGTCGACGACGACCCGCTCATCTGCAGGCAGCTCGAGGACCTGTTCCGTGAACGGCACTACGATGTCGACGCGGCCGGCAACGCCGGCGAGGCGCTGGCCCTGCTCGAACAGTACGAGTACGCGCTCGGTGTGGTGGACCTGAAGATCCCGGGCACCGACGGCCTGTCGCTGACGCGCCAGATCCATGAGCGCTGGACGGATCTGGACGTCATCATCGTCACCGGCTACGCGTCCATCAAGGGAGCCGTCGAGGCGATCCGGCAGGGCGCCAGCGACTACATCACCAAGCCTTTCGAGCGCGAAGAGATCCTGCTGGCCACCGAAAAGATCCTCGAGAAGCGCCGCCTGCTCGACGAGATCAGCTACCTGCGCAGCCAGCTCTCGGACCGCTACTCGTTCGCCAACATGGTCAGCCGCAACCCGGCCATGCACGAGATCTTCCATACCATCGAGTCGCTCTCGCAGAACGACGCCACCGTGCTGATCTTCGGCGAGTCGGGAACGGGGAAGGAGCTGGCGGCGCGCGCCATTCATTTCCAGGGACGGCGAAAGAGCGGCCGCTTCGTCGCCATCAACTGCGCCGCCTTTCCCGACACGCTGCTGGAGGCCGAGCTGTTCGGCCACGAACGCGGCGCGTTCACGGGCGCGGTGCAGGATCGCGTGGGCAAGGTCGAACTGGCCAGCGGCGGCACGTTGTTTCTGGACGAGGTCGAGAGCATCTCGCTGTCGATGCAGCTCAAGCTGCTGCGCGTTCTGGAGCAGCGCGAGATCGAGAAGCTCGGCGGCAACAAGCTCGTCAAGGTCAACATTCGCGTGATCGCGGCGACGAATCGCGACCTCGAGCAGATGGTGGCGCGCGGCGAGATGCGCGAAGACTTCTTCTACCGCATCAACGTCGTCCCCATCCACATCCCGCCGCTGCGCGACCGCATCGAGGACATTCCGCTGCTCGTGGCCGAGATGCTCAAGAACAACCCGCTTGCTCGCGAGCGCAACATCTCGCGCGTCTCCAACCGGGCGCTGCAGAGCCTGATGTCCTACCACTGGCCCGGCAACGTGCGCGAGCTCGGCAACGTGGTGGAGCGCTCCATCCTCAAGACCAGCGGCCCCGTGATCAAGGAAGTGGACCTGCCCAACTCCGCCTCCAGCTCGGCCCCCGTGGCAGCGTCGCGAGCCCGAGACTACGAGCTGCCGCTCAAGGAGTTCCTCAAGCGAGTGGAGAAGGAGTACCTGGCCGCGGTTCTGCGCCGCGCCCGCGGCGGGATCGCCGCCACGGCCAAGCATGCAATGATCGATGCCGCCACGCTGCACCGGAAGATGAAGCAGCATGGGCTGCGGCGCGAGGAATTCCGCCGCTCCATCCGGGAGGTCGAGCACGCCTGA
- a CDS encoding acyl-CoA dehydrogenase family protein codes for MSDRTVSKVALDDVDALVAALETIVQQATAAASRRTDGGKNIDDHQVHSERIAYVATEVAAARALAEYARAATDAGSADDTLIDQAALVAGEIAARFSGQIVAAGDDFDLPTGAFENAIGNDAMRARIRAFADEGRARSIGRKVGERRGANNAWLPEDDVVMVRDSVRSFAEKEVGPIAERIHRHDELVPESVISAMAGMGYFGMSAPEEYGGLGMGNLAMIVTTEELSRVSLAAAGSLITRPEILTKALLKGGTEEQKKKWLAPVSAGELMVGISVTEPNVGSDVASVSCKAERAEVGGRKGWLINGAKAWCTFAGRANVLALLARTNPDPKSGARGLSLFIVEKDSFDGHEFEMRQSTGGVLVGHADATPGYRGMHSYTLSFENYFVPEENLIGGEGGLNKGFYLQMNGFAAGRLQTGGRATGLAQAALETTANYTLDRKQFGSSLIDFQLTQYKLGRMAAYTQAARQITYKAARAMDKDESISLEPAMAKLLACDVAVWVSQEGQLLHGGWGYAEEYAISRLVVDAQVLPIFEGVKPILELKVIARQLLA; via the coding sequence ATGTCGGATCGGACAGTTTCGAAAGTGGCGCTCGACGACGTCGATGCGCTCGTCGCAGCATTGGAGACCATCGTGCAGCAGGCCACGGCAGCGGCTTCGCGCCGCACCGACGGTGGCAAGAACATCGATGATCACCAGGTGCATTCGGAGCGCATCGCTTATGTTGCCACCGAGGTGGCTGCAGCCAGGGCGCTGGCCGAATACGCACGTGCCGCCACCGATGCCGGCAGTGCCGACGATACGCTGATCGACCAGGCCGCCCTCGTGGCCGGAGAGATCGCGGCCAGATTCAGCGGCCAGATCGTGGCCGCCGGCGACGACTTCGACCTGCCCACCGGCGCGTTTGAGAACGCGATCGGCAACGATGCGATGCGCGCCCGCATCCGCGCGTTCGCCGACGAAGGCCGCGCGCGCTCGATCGGGCGCAAGGTCGGCGAACGGCGCGGAGCCAACAACGCCTGGCTGCCCGAGGACGACGTGGTGATGGTGCGCGACTCGGTGCGTTCCTTCGCCGAGAAGGAAGTGGGCCCGATCGCCGAGCGCATTCACCGCCACGACGAGCTGGTTCCGGAGTCGGTGATCTCGGCGATGGCTGGAATGGGCTATTTCGGCATGTCGGCGCCGGAGGAATACGGCGGCCTCGGCATGGGCAACCTGGCGATGATCGTGACGACCGAAGAGCTGTCGCGCGTGTCGCTGGCCGCGGCGGGTTCGCTGATCACGCGGCCGGAGATCCTGACCAAGGCCCTGCTCAAGGGCGGCACGGAAGAGCAGAAGAAGAAGTGGCTGGCTCCGGTCAGCGCCGGCGAGCTGATGGTGGGCATCTCGGTCACCGAGCCCAACGTCGGCTCCGACGTCGCTTCGGTCTCCTGCAAGGCCGAGCGGGCCGAGGTCGGCGGCAGGAAGGGATGGCTCATCAACGGCGCCAAGGCCTGGTGCACGTTCGCCGGGCGCGCCAACGTGCTCGCGCTTCTCGCGCGCACGAACCCCGATCCGAAGTCCGGTGCGCGCGGACTGTCGCTGTTCATCGTGGAGAAAGATTCCTTCGACGGCCACGAGTTCGAGATGCGCCAGAGCACCGGCGGCGTGCTCGTCGGCCATGCCGATGCCACGCCCGGCTACCGTGGCATGCATTCGTACACGCTGTCGTTCGAGAATTATTTCGTCCCCGAGGAGAACCTCATCGGCGGCGAGGGCGGGCTGAACAAGGGCTTCTATCTGCAGATGAACGGCTTTGCTGCCGGGCGCCTGCAAACCGGCGGTCGCGCCACGGGGCTCGCTCAGGCGGCGCTGGAAACCACTGCCAACTACACGCTCGACCGCAAGCAGTTCGGCAGCTCTCTGATCGATTTCCAGCTGACCCAGTACAAGCTCGGACGCATGGCCGCCTACACGCAGGCCGCGCGGCAGATCACGTACAAGGCTGCTCGCGCGATGGACAAGGACGAGTCGATCTCGCTCGAGCCGGCGATGGCCAAGCTCCTGGCGTGCGACGTTGCGGTGTGGGTCAGCCAGGAGGGCCAGCTCCTGCACGGCGGGTGGGGCTATGCCGAGGAGTACGCGATCTCGCGCCTGGTCGTGGATGCCCAGGTCCTGCCGATCTTCGAAGGCGTCAAGCCCATCCTCGAGCTCAAGGTCATCGCCCGCCAGCTGCTGGCCTGA
- a CDS encoding LLM class flavin-dependent oxidoreductase — MGRITVGYQDGCLHPLWLTNAGLRIARLLGAESLWLPDHFMGFIPAIVWKPEITPAAKVVHSPDGLFDPLQILAVTATRLRGVDLGTAVTEAYRRHPMALAQSFVTLDHISKGHAILGIGNGERENVEPYGLPWGKQVARLEEALIIIRKLWASNGEPVTYEGRFWQLRDAIFNLPLYNGRQPRIWIAAHAPKMLALTGRYGDGWLPTLRATPEEYRQRLDAIHAAGRDAGRNMDHFVPCQMILTALGDSRDQMIELALKSRLGAAMALLVPGPVWKQHGKTHPLGENFGGFYDIVPPRVTEEHIEQAARDVTAEMLLSSLYAGSPSQIRDEVAPIVAAGAKHIIVSNIGGTLTGGGAKDIWLLGSLIRKLRRL, encoded by the coding sequence ATGGGACGCATCACCGTTGGTTATCAGGACGGCTGCCTTCATCCTCTCTGGCTCACCAACGCCGGCCTGCGCATCGCTCGCCTTCTCGGCGCGGAGTCGCTGTGGCTGCCGGACCATTTCATGGGATTCATCCCGGCTATCGTTTGGAAGCCCGAGATCACGCCCGCCGCCAAGGTCGTGCACTCGCCCGACGGCCTCTTTGATCCGCTGCAGATCCTGGCTGTCACGGCCACTCGTCTTCGCGGCGTCGACCTCGGCACCGCCGTCACCGAGGCCTACCGGCGCCACCCGATGGCGCTGGCGCAGTCGTTCGTCACGCTCGATCACATCTCCAAGGGCCACGCCATTCTCGGCATCGGCAACGGCGAGCGGGAGAACGTGGAGCCCTATGGCCTGCCGTGGGGAAAGCAGGTCGCGCGGCTCGAAGAAGCGCTGATCATCATCCGCAAGCTGTGGGCCAGCAACGGCGAGCCCGTCACCTATGAAGGCAGGTTCTGGCAGCTGCGCGATGCGATCTTCAACCTGCCGCTGTACAACGGCCGCCAGCCGCGCATCTGGATCGCGGCGCACGCGCCCAAGATGCTGGCCCTGACGGGCCGCTACGGTGACGGCTGGCTGCCCACGCTGCGCGCGACGCCCGAAGAGTATCGTCAGCGCCTGGATGCCATCCACGCGGCCGGCCGCGATGCCGGGCGCAACATGGACCACTTCGTCCCCTGTCAGATGATTCTGACCGCCCTGGGCGACAGCCGCGACCAGATGATCGAGTTGGCCCTGAAGAGCCGGTTGGGCGCTGCCATGGCGCTGCTGGTCCCGGGGCCGGTCTGGAAGCAGCACGGCAAGACGCATCCGCTCGGCGAGAACTTCGGCGGGTTCTACGACATCGTGCCACCTCGCGTGACCGAGGAGCACATCGAGCAGGCCGCGCGCGACGTCACCGCCGAGATGCTGCTGTCGTCGCTGTACGCCGGCAGCCCGTCGCAGATCCGTGACGAGGTGGCTCCCATCGTCGCGGCCGGCGCGAAGCACATCATCGTCTCCAACATCGGCGGGACGCTGACCGGCGGCGGCGCCAAGGACATCTGGCTGCTGGGCAGCCTGATCCGGAAGCTGCGCCGGCTGTGA
- a CDS encoding peptidylprolyl isomerase produces the protein MAHAPHPSRLLAMLLTAFTVAAVGCSSPEKGDEAKPAEPASNNPVVVMTTNKGVIEIELFQDKAPLSVKNFLEYAEAGHYDGTIFHRVIKDFMIQGGGFTPDGMQKPNRPPVKNEANNGLKNERGTVAMARTSVVDSATSQFFINHANNAFLDHKAPTPQGFGYAVFGKVTKGMDVVDAIANTPTADKGGAFQNRPTEDIVIQSVKRK, from the coding sequence ATGGCTCATGCACCGCACCCCTCTCGCCTGCTCGCGATGCTGCTAACCGCATTCACGGTGGCGGCGGTCGGCTGCTCCAGTCCCGAAAAAGGAGACGAAGCCAAGCCCGCGGAGCCGGCGAGCAACAATCCGGTCGTGGTGATGACGACGAACAAGGGCGTCATCGAGATCGAGCTGTTCCAGGACAAGGCCCCGCTGAGCGTCAAGAACTTCCTCGAGTATGCCGAGGCCGGGCATTACGACGGCACCATCTTCCACCGCGTCATCAAGGACTTCATGATCCAGGGCGGCGGCTTCACGCCGGACGGCATGCAGAAGCCGAACCGGCCGCCGGTCAAGAACGAAGCCAACAACGGCCTGAAGAACGAGCGCGGAACCGTCGCGATGGCGCGCACCAGCGTAGTGGATTCGGCGACGTCGCAGTTCTTTATCAACCACGCCAACAACGCGTTCCTCGATCACAAGGCCCCCACGCCGCAAGGCTTCGGCTATGCCGTCTTCGGCAAGGTGACCAAGGGGATGGACGTCGTCGACGCGATTGCCAATACGCCCACCGCCGACAAGGGCGGTGCGTTCCAGAACCGGCCGACCGAGGACATCGTCATCCAGTCGGTCAAGCGCAAGTAG
- the metF gene encoding methylenetetrahydrofolate reductase [NAD(P)H] codes for MRIVSLLSRREPVFSFEFFPPKTEAGDRMLLSTLADLREMRPDYVSVTYGAGGSTRDRTVELVSYIKNDLGLEAMAHLTCVGASREELGLVLDRLEKAGIENVIALRGDPPVGEESFVPHPEGLSYACELVELIREQKRPFCVAGACYPEKHIEAASMDEDLARLSQKVAAGVDFLITQLFFDNRSYFDFVARARDAGITVPIIAGIMPITNLGQIERFTRRCGAIIPGELHAKLEPYREDSDTVEKLSVDWAVAQCRELLDAGAPGIHFYTLNKSRATRDILARLRS; via the coding sequence ATGCGAATCGTTTCCCTGCTGTCGCGGCGCGAGCCCGTTTTCTCGTTCGAATTCTTCCCGCCCAAAACCGAGGCGGGCGACCGCATGCTGCTGTCGACCCTCGCCGACCTGCGCGAGATGCGGCCCGACTACGTCTCGGTGACCTACGGCGCCGGTGGCAGCACCCGCGACCGCACGGTCGAGCTGGTTTCCTACATCAAGAACGACCTGGGCCTGGAGGCGATGGCGCACCTGACCTGCGTCGGCGCCAGCCGAGAAGAGCTCGGCCTGGTGCTGGACCGGCTCGAAAAGGCCGGAATCGAGAACGTCATTGCGCTGCGCGGCGATCCGCCGGTCGGCGAGGAGAGCTTCGTTCCGCATCCCGAAGGCCTGTCGTATGCCTGCGAGCTGGTCGAGCTGATCCGCGAGCAGAAGCGGCCGTTCTGCGTGGCCGGGGCGTGCTATCCGGAGAAGCACATCGAGGCCGCCTCGATGGACGAAGATCTTGCGCGCCTGTCGCAGAAGGTCGCCGCCGGCGTCGATTTCCTCATCACGCAGCTCTTCTTCGACAATCGCTCTTATTTCGATTTCGTGGCCAGGGCGCGCGACGCAGGCATCACCGTTCCGATCATCGCCGGCATCATGCCCATCACCAACCTCGGACAGATCGAGCGCTTCACGCGTCGCTGCGGAGCCATCATTCCCGGCGAGCTGCATGCGAAGCTGGAGCCGTACCGGGAAGACTCGGACACCGTCGAGAAGCTGAGCGTGGACTGGGCGGTGGCGCAGTGTCGCGAGCTGCTCGACGCCGGTGCGCCGGGCATCCACTTCTACACGCTCAACAAGAGCCGGGCCACGCGCGACATCCTCGCCCGCCTGCGCAGCTGA
- a CDS encoding acyl-CoA dehydrogenase family protein: protein MDRTIFRQEHEQFRDALRRFIASEITPFHAEWEKRQIVPRAVWEKAGDNGFLCPWMPEEYGGVGADFLYSVCIIEEMAKARATGPMYSLHSDIVVPYLYSFGSEEQKKRWLPGCTSGRLITAIAMTEPNAGSDLQGIQTTARRVGDNYVINGQKTFISNGQLCDLVIVVAKTNPDADPPYTGVSLIVVEAGTPGFERGRNLEKMGLKAQDTSELHFSDCVVPKENLLGEEGGGFYYLMQKLQQERLVCAIGAQAAAELVLSDGVRYCQERKAFGRPISKLQHIQFRLAEIATEVELGRNFVDRLIVEHMAERNIVKETSMAKYWVTEMLKRTCDEILQFHGGYGYMMEYPIARDYLDARIQTIYAGTTEIMKVIIAKQMGL from the coding sequence ATGGACCGTACGATCTTCCGTCAAGAGCATGAACAGTTCCGCGACGCGCTCCGTCGCTTCATCGCCTCCGAGATCACTCCGTTTCACGCCGAGTGGGAGAAGCGTCAGATCGTTCCGCGCGCCGTGTGGGAGAAGGCGGGCGACAACGGCTTCCTGTGTCCCTGGATGCCCGAAGAATACGGCGGCGTCGGGGCCGACTTCCTCTACTCGGTCTGCATCATCGAGGAGATGGCCAAGGCACGGGCCACCGGTCCGATGTACTCGCTGCACAGCGACATCGTCGTTCCGTACCTTTACAGCTTCGGCAGCGAGGAGCAGAAGAAGCGCTGGCTGCCCGGCTGCACCAGCGGGCGCCTGATCACCGCCATTGCGATGACCGAGCCGAATGCGGGCTCGGACCTGCAGGGTATCCAGACCACCGCGCGCCGCGTCGGCGACAACTACGTCATCAACGGCCAGAAGACGTTCATCTCCAACGGCCAACTTTGCGACCTGGTCATCGTCGTCGCCAAGACCAACCCCGACGCCGATCCGCCCTACACCGGCGTCTCGCTGATCGTGGTGGAAGCGGGCACGCCCGGCTTCGAGCGCGGCCGCAATCTCGAGAAGATGGGGCTGAAGGCGCAGGACACGTCCGAGCTGCACTTCAGCGACTGTGTCGTGCCCAAGGAGAATCTGCTCGGTGAGGAAGGCGGCGGCTTCTACTACCTGATGCAGAAGCTGCAGCAGGAGCGCCTGGTCTGCGCCATCGGTGCGCAGGCGGCCGCCGAGCTCGTCCTCTCCGACGGCGTTCGCTACTGCCAGGAGCGCAAGGCCTTCGGCCGTCCGATCTCCAAGCTGCAGCACATCCAGTTCCGCCTGGCCGAGATCGCCACGGAAGTGGAGCTCGGACGCAATTTCGTCGATCGCCTGATCGTCGAGCACATGGCCGAGCGCAACATCGTCAAGGAAACCTCGATGGCCAAGTACTGGGTCACCGAGATGCTCAAGCGCACGTGCGACGAGATCCTCCAGTTCCACGGCGGCTATGGCTACATGATGGAGTATCCGATCGCCCGCGATTACCTGGACGCTCGCATCCAGACGATCTACGCAGGGACGACCGAGATCATGAAGGTGATCATCGCCAAGCAGATGGGCCTCTAG